TTACTTTTGTTGCTACAGATGCGCATAAGCTGGTTAGATACAGACGTACGGACAGCAAAGCGGACAAGACAGCTTCCTTTATTTTGCCTAAAAAGGCATTAACATTATTAAAAGCGGCATTGCCTTCAACTGATATCAACGTGTCTGTGGATTACAATGCAACAAGTGCTTTTTTTAAATTTGAAAACATCAATCTGGTTTGTCGTTTAATCGATGAAAGGTATCCGGACTATGAAGCGGTAATTCCAGCTAATAATCCTAATAAACTGGTTATTGAGCGTGCTTTATTTTTAAATACTTTAAGAAGGGTAGTGATTTTTGCTAATAAAACCACACACCAGGTTCGTTTAAAGATCAGTGGTTCTGAATTAAATATCTCTTCAGAGGATTTAGATTTTGCAAATGAGGCACATGAGCGTTTAAGCTGCCAATATGAAGGTGAAGATCTGGAGATTGGCTTTAATGCACGTTTCCTGATTGAAATGCTGAGTAATTTATCTGGAGAAGAAGTTACTTTGGAACTTTCTACACCAAACAGGGCGGGATTATTGATTCCGCAGACCAATGATGAGAACGAAAACGTGCTGATGTTGGTGATGCCGGTGATGCTAAACAGTTATAATTAAGTTAAATAAATTCATTTAATGGCTTGGTTTTTGACCAAGCCATTTTGTTTTACAGCAAAAAAATAAAATTATGAAATCATTATTCGATTTACCAAAAAGGACCACATGGGCTTTGATGGTCTCTTGTTTTGGCATATTGGCATTAAGCGCTTCTTGCACTAAGGATAACCCTGAACCGGAGCCGATACCTACCGGCGACGTAAAAGTACAGTTTGTAAATGCCTTCAGTGGTTCAGCTGCACAAGAATTTTATGTAACGAATGCTAGGTTTGGAACACAAACCGTAGCATATGGACAGGCTTCTGGTTATGCAACTACCAATACGATTAATAATTTATATGCATTTAAAGATGCGGGCTCAACGGCCGCTACAGTTGCTAATGCAGATTCTAGAGTGATATTGGATATTGGAGGAAGCTTTACGTTTTATTATTATAAACCAAGTAGCCCCATTAATGGTAGAGCTGCTGTTGCCGTGAACGATAATACTACTGCTCCGGCCTCAGGTAAGGCGAAAGTAAGATTTATACATTTTAATAGCTTGATCGCCAATACTGTGCCTTTAAAGATAACTGTTCAGGGCACTACTACTGCGTTGGTTAGTGATTTTCTACCCCTTAGCATCACTAATTATTATGAAGTTGATCCAGCTGCAAAATTTACTGTTGAAGGACTTGCCAGTCCGGTAACATTCAGTAGCCTAACTCTTACTGCTGGTAAAATTTATACCATTTGGCTTGGAGGTACATCATCAACTGAGGTTACAGGAAATCTGGTTCTGCAAAACTAATATGACAAACAAAACTTAAATATATCGTGGTTATTGATCACGATATATTTACTTTTGAAAAAAAAACGACTTTGGACTTCTTCGCACAATTCATAGACATCTTATTACATATTGATAAACACCTGGTAGAGATCATTAAAGATTATTCTACATGGACCTATCTGATTCTTTTCCTGATTATTTTTGCAGAAACCGGATTCGTAGTTACTCCCTTTTTACCGGGAGATTCTCTGTTGTTCGCAATGGGTACCTTAATTGCAAAAGGCGGTACGGGTCTGGACATCTGGGTAATGTTTCTTTTGCTTTGTGTTGCAGCCATTGGCGGTAACAGCTTAAATTATAAGTTTGGAAGCTATTTTGGGATCGCCGTATTTAAGGAAGGAAATAGGATCTTGAAACTTGAATACTACTATAAATCTCATGATTTCTTTGAGAAACATGGTGGTAAAGCCATCATTTTTAGTCGCTTTTTACCCATTCTAAGAACAATTGCACCTTTTGTTGCGGGTGTCGCTAAAATGCCATTTGGTAAGTTTACTTATTTCAATGTAATTGGCGGTTTGGCATGGATAGGCAGTCTGTTGTTTGCAGGCTATTTGCTAGGACAAATACCTTTCATCAGGGATAACTTCTCACTGGTAATCATATTTATTGGTGTGGTTACTTTTGCCCCGGTAATTTTTGCTGCTGTACAATCTATGTTTAAAGCTAAAGAAGTTATAGAAGAAATAGAGGAAGACAAAACGGTTTAATATTCTCTTCCAATAATCTGTCCCTTTTTATACTTTGATTCTGTTGCCTGAGCTTCTTTCTTGTCTGTTGCTTCTGGCTCTGTTTTAATTAAGTGCTCCATTACAGGTTGCCCGGCATCAACCCATGCAGAATACCAGAAAGAGCCCACAGATAGAATTGAAGCACGCATTTGCTTTTCTACCATGTTGTTGATGAGCCGCTGATACGCCCTGGAGTATTTTTCTGAATATTGTCTTGTAACCTGATTATTCCGCTCTGAGAAGCTGTATTTCTGATAACCTTTAACTTTTTTATTCAATTCTGCTTCAGCAGATAATACGGTATCTACCAATTGATGGGTATGAGTAATGATTTTCCATGATTCAGCTAAAGGATGTTCTATATACTTTGCCCTGCCAGTGATAAAATTGTATTCTCCAGCAAATAATTCCGGGAGCCTGCTTTCCCAAAATGCGTGTATGCCTACCTGATTGCTAAGTTGCCCGTTGTGGTTGGCAGTAGTATGTAAAGGTACATGCGCATCTGCAATGTAATGGCCAAGGTAAGCTGAATGCACAAGTATTTTTATAGAATCTCTCTGTTTAAAGGCATTGACTAATTTCGTGTAGCTTTTTAGAATTTGCCAGGGCAGGATGCCATTCTCATGAAGTTTTTTATAGCCATACTTTTTTTCTGCTGCTTCATAGCTGCGAGGTATGCTATCTATATTTTCTTCATAGTTTTCTACATCTAGGTAATGCCGCGGGGCTTCCAGTGTATCAGCATACCTGCGTTTATCAGGGTCTACCGCATGATCTTTGATGTAATCAATGTTTAACTTGTAAAAGCGGCTAAGCCCGGTTGGGAGTGTAAAGACGGCCAATTGGTTAATTCGTTTGTGTGCAAAAAAGCCCCATCCGCTGCAGAGTATAAGCAGGCCTAAAAAAATTAAAGAGATGAATTGTTGTTTCATCTCTTTAATTTGTATTTTATTTATGTAAAAGTGCGAATTATTCTATGCTTTTTCCCTTCATGGCTTGTGATACGGCCATGTCCATCAGTCGCTCTGCAAAAGGACGGGTAAACTCATTCAGTTCATCAGCTTTTTTAAGGATACTATCTTTATCACCAGTAGCCAGGGCTGCTTTCAATGCTTCAATATGCGTAATGGTATCTTCTGTTTCTACTGCTGTTAATACCTGTCCGTTTTTAGAAAGGAACCTTTCTGCGGTATAGACCAGTTGCTCACCTTCACTTCGGGCTTCTATCAGCATACGTTGCTCTACATCGCTCTTGGCATGCGTAATGCTGTCAATCAGCATTTTTTCAACGGTATCGTCTGTTAAACCATAAGATGGGGTAATGTCAATTTCTTGTTTTACACCTGAGCGTAATTCTATGGCTTGAACCGTTAAAATTCCATCGGCATTTAGGATAAAGTTGATGTCAACCTTAGGAAGTCCTGCCGGCATTGCAGGGATGCCTTTTAAATCAAATTCAGCAAGCTTCCTGTTCTCTTTTACCAGATCCCGCTCTCCCTGAAAAACAGCTATTTTCATGTTTACCTGACCATCAATAGAGGTGGTATATTGTCTGCCTGCTTTGGTAGGTACTTTTGCATTTCTAGGGATGATTACATCCATCAGTCCGCCCATAGTTTCAATACCCAAACTCAAAGGCGTAACATCAAGTAGCAGGATATCTGATCGGTTTCCTGCCAGGATATCTGCTTGGATGGCTGCACCCAATGCAACAACTTCATCAGGGTTAATCTGATCATGGGGTTGCCTGCCAAAGAACTCTGCGACCTGTTGCTTAACAAATGGTGTTCTGGTTGAACCTCCAACCAATACTACTTCATCAATGTCTTTGATGGTTAATTTTGCATCCGCTAAAGCTTGTTTACAAGAATGTAAAGTTTCGTCAACTTTAGCTTTAATGAGTTGTTCAAAGGTTTGTTTGTCTAACGTACACCATATTTCGCGCAATTTCTCATTGAAGAGGTTTTGTGTGCTTAAGGCTTTTTTAGCTTCTTCAGCCTTTAAACGTAGGCTTTGTGTAAGCGAAGCATTGGCTTTAAGCGTTGCTGCATTCAGGTTGTTTTTCTCAATCCAGTAATGCACAATGGCGCGGTCAAAATCATCACCACCAAGAAAAGTATTTCCGTTTGTGGCCAGTACTTCAAATATACCGTTCTGTATAGCCAGGATGGAAATATCAAAGGTTCCGCCACCTAAGTCGTAAACCGCTATAGTTTTTTGTTCTGTGGGGTCTAAGCCTATTCCGTAAGCCAAACTCGCTGCGGTAGGCTCGTTTACTATTCTTAATACATCCAATCCTGCTAACCGGCCTGCATCTCTGGTGGCCTGGCGCTGACTGTCGTTAAAATAAGCGGGCACGGTAATTACAGCCCGGTTAACAGGTGTTTTTAGTGCATGTTCTGCTCTGGCTTTGAGTTCTTTTAAAATTTCGGCCGACAATTCGATAGGGGTATAGAATTTATCTCCGGCCTGTATTTTAACCAGCGATTCGGTATCGTCGTCTATTATTTTGTAAGAGAAAGTGTCCTGGTGTTCGGCTACATCTTTATAAGAGCGGCCCAATAATCTTTTTACAGAGAAAATGGTGTTTGCAGGATCTGTGGTTAAAAATTCTTTAGCCTCATTTCCTACCAATGCATCACCCTGGGCATTAAAGTGCACTACCGAAGGAACCAAAAGTCCTTTTCCTGTATCGTTAATGACCACTGGATTTTTATCAGGATTGATAAATGCCACCAGGCTATTTGTGGTGCCCAAATCAATTCCTACAATGATTTCTTCTTTCTGTAAAGAACCTGTTGCCAGGTTAATGGAGATCTTTGCCATAATGCAGGCAAATTTAGGAATGTTTTAGGGTTTTATTGTTTTGGCGTCGTCATGTTTTTTAGCTGCCTAACTTTTATGTTTCAAATTTTCAGATAACTCCATTTGTGTGAACGTTTTTTAAGAGAAGCTTGTTTATAAATATAAATGAAAGAGCAATATCCGGCATGTGGCTTTCAGGATTCGAACCTGCCCGTTTTCACGGTTTCACCAGCGAAGTATCACATACCCACGGCATCTTTCATTATTTTAAAAAGAAGAGCTACGATCCAGCAAGCGTGCAATTTCACTTTACAGGTTGAAGTAACGCTTGCTTACGGCATCTTCTTATGTTTTATGGGCAAAAAGTCAATATGCGTGTTTACTGCTCTACCAGCTCAGCTACAATGGAATCTCCAGAGGCCGGGCTCGAACCGGCGACACGATGTATCACATATTTACGGCACCTTTTTTAAATAAGAAGCAACAAGTGAACGCGGGACGGGAGTACGCTATAGGGACTCGAACCCTCATCATAGCTTGCACTACAATGCCCAACTCCCTTCAATGGCGCGAAGTAACCCGTTTCTACGGCATTCTTATTATTTTAATTCTTTTAAATATATGAACTTATTGGGTTCTCATACATATTTTTATAGTTCCATTTTATTGATCGCATCTAAGGTTGAACCTCCATTTTCTAAAGCAGCCAATACCTCGAAAACTTTATCACTCCAACCCGCAATCAGGTAAACATCATTTTTCAATACCTGTAGTGGTACCTGTGCGTATCCCTTAAGGTCGAATAAATAGAGCTTGGCTTCTTGTGCCACTTCGGCTTTATAACGTAACCATAAAGCATGTATGTGTTCTCCAGTTGTAGGCGATGTATTGTAGAGCTGGCAGTCAGTAAATAACATAACTTTATCCATTTTCATCTTACGGGATAGTATATCCTTGATCACAAGGTAACCATTAGTG
The nucleotide sequence above comes from Pedobacter sp. MC2016-14. Encoded proteins:
- the dnaN gene encoding DNA polymerase III subunit beta, whose protein sequence is MRFIVSTSTLLKHLQTVNGASSSSTVLPILENFLFEIKEGSLTISATDLQTSMTTSLPVESKEGGKVAVPAKILLDTLKTLPDQPISFNIDDNSFSIEISAGDGKYKLSGENGDDFPKIPVVENPSSINFAASVLSEAITKTIFAVSNDELRPAMTGVYCQLSDEHVTFVATDAHKLVRYRRTDSKADKTASFILPKKALTLLKAALPSTDINVSVDYNATSAFFKFENINLVCRLIDERYPDYEAVIPANNPNKLVIERALFLNTLRRVVIFANKTTHQVRLKISGSELNISSEDLDFANEAHERLSCQYEGEDLEIGFNARFLIEMLSNLSGEEVTLELSTPNRAGLLIPQTNDENENVLMLVMPVMLNSYN
- a CDS encoding DUF4397 domain-containing protein, whose product is MKSLFDLPKRTTWALMVSCFGILALSASCTKDNPEPEPIPTGDVKVQFVNAFSGSAAQEFYVTNARFGTQTVAYGQASGYATTNTINNLYAFKDAGSTAATVANADSRVILDIGGSFTFYYYKPSSPINGRAAVAVNDNTTAPASGKAKVRFIHFNSLIANTVPLKITVQGTTTALVSDFLPLSITNYYEVDPAAKFTVEGLASPVTFSSLTLTAGKIYTIWLGGTSSTEVTGNLVLQN
- a CDS encoding VTT domain-containing protein; this encodes MDFFAQFIDILLHIDKHLVEIIKDYSTWTYLILFLIIFAETGFVVTPFLPGDSLLFAMGTLIAKGGTGLDIWVMFLLLCVAAIGGNSLNYKFGSYFGIAVFKEGNRILKLEYYYKSHDFFEKHGGKAIIFSRFLPILRTIAPFVAGVAKMPFGKFTYFNVIGGLAWIGSLLFAGYLLGQIPFIRDNFSLVIIFIGVVTFAPVIFAAVQSMFKAKEVIEEIEEDKTV
- a CDS encoding zinc dependent phospholipase C family protein — translated: MKQQFISLIFLGLLILCSGWGFFAHKRINQLAVFTLPTGLSRFYKLNIDYIKDHAVDPDKRRYADTLEAPRHYLDVENYEENIDSIPRSYEAAEKKYGYKKLHENGILPWQILKSYTKLVNAFKQRDSIKILVHSAYLGHYIADAHVPLHTTANHNGQLSNQVGIHAFWESRLPELFAGEYNFITGRAKYIEHPLAESWKIITHTHQLVDTVLSAEAELNKKVKGYQKYSFSERNNQVTRQYSEKYSRAYQRLINNMVEKQMRASILSVGSFWYSAWVDAGQPVMEHLIKTEPEATDKKEAQATESKYKKGQIIGREY
- the hscA gene encoding Fe-S protein assembly chaperone HscA, coding for MAKISINLATGSLQKEEIIVGIDLGTTNSLVAFINPDKNPVVINDTGKGLLVPSVVHFNAQGDALVGNEAKEFLTTDPANTIFSVKRLLGRSYKDVAEHQDTFSYKIIDDDTESLVKIQAGDKFYTPIELSAEILKELKARAEHALKTPVNRAVITVPAYFNDSQRQATRDAGRLAGLDVLRIVNEPTAASLAYGIGLDPTEQKTIAVYDLGGGTFDISILAIQNGIFEVLATNGNTFLGGDDFDRAIVHYWIEKNNLNAATLKANASLTQSLRLKAEEAKKALSTQNLFNEKLREIWCTLDKQTFEQLIKAKVDETLHSCKQALADAKLTIKDIDEVVLVGGSTRTPFVKQQVAEFFGRQPHDQINPDEVVALGAAIQADILAGNRSDILLLDVTPLSLGIETMGGLMDVIIPRNAKVPTKAGRQYTTSIDGQVNMKIAVFQGERDLVKENRKLAEFDLKGIPAMPAGLPKVDINFILNADGILTVQAIELRSGVKQEIDITPSYGLTDDTVEKMLIDSITHAKSDVEQRMLIEARSEGEQLVYTAERFLSKNGQVLTAVETEDTITHIEALKAALATGDKDSILKKADELNEFTRPFAERLMDMAVSQAMKGKSIE